Proteins from a single region of Platichthys flesus chromosome 16, fPlaFle2.1, whole genome shotgun sequence:
- the LOC133971433 gene encoding oxysterol-binding protein-related protein 7-like: MQRLPFHVTSMDPQVCPLRLDSSQSVISLDKSPASTFKPAHSRSSSTGSSKQSKQSRNWEVMEDMQPLDLGLVSGSSMEPAIPGICEGYLMKRRKYPLKGWHKRYFLLEKGILKYSKAQQDIQRGKLHGSLDVSLAVMSINKKSKRIDLDAGDNLYHVKAKTHDIFYIWLTKLCAHRVFRKTEAMSVHHGVLHALSMGQSTLPGMATFAQKSRSTPPHYASSASVYQTEMGSPAPAMASHPALTNKVSAWLEQTHNIDSTTNDLARCQTELTELAQLIQRLHWLEGGLPVTNSDLEMRISMQNLSLEKPKKKTVKGFGHSRTLSRVEAMGGMFTSSHLSTNPSSGLGASVQSIPNHVYSQLSNPQVTSPEAKKLHQDICTVSRRVHSSLRNIHDVLSLERERLRQAWTSPDLRQNTSHQLATLCSTLSELDIQSHLTKVHSLSLSSDSTEESFCTVRPDQRTPSMGRHVQRAPSVAESMAEYFDASEVIVCESSSEAEASDESGLSDITTTTNSEPEEGHTAATLNYRDSLNNASNGSSQAPTDTGRRTTLPAPGADNSQIGIMTILYNNIGKDLSRVSMPVALNEPLSLLQRVSEELEYSELLDIANSIDDPYERMVYVATFSISGYAWASWRNHYKPFNPVLGETYESHREERGFHYISEQVSHHPPISACHADSENFTFWQDQRWKNKFWGKSMEVISSALVNVALPKYGDHYEWNKVVTCIHNVLSQQRWLEHYGEVVIKNTKSDVCTCKITFVKSRYWSSENSKNEVQGVVLDKAGEVVHRFGGLWHEGIFCDTLPTPACIWKPNVQPDDHAQFYGFSHYARELNELTPELKAVLPPTDTRFRPDQRLLENGETAKADKKKDEVEEKQRERRKEMEKKGEEHIPKFFRKTLDKAGREAWVYNGTYWKLRKDPGFSNMENLDLW; encoded by the exons ATGCAGCGACTTCCTTTTCACGTTACATCAATGGACCCTCAGGTGTGCCCCCTCAGACTGGACAGTAGCCAGTCTGTGATCAGCCTCGACAAGTCCCCCGCCAGCACGTTTAAACCTGCCCACTCACggagcagcagcactggctCCTCCAAGCAATCCAAGCAG TCACGTAACTGGGAGGTGATGGAAGATATGCAGCCCCTGGATCTGGGTCTAGTTTCCGGCTCCTCTATGGAACCTGCTATCCCTGGGATTTGTGAGGGCTacttgatgaagaggaggaagtacCCACTCAAAGGCTGGCACAAG AGATACTTCCTTTTAGAGAAAGGAATTCTCAAGTACTCAAAAGCACAGCAAGAT ATTCAAAGAGGGAAGCTCCATGGCTCCCTTGACGTCAGTCTGGCTGTTATGTCCATTAACAAGAAGTCAAAACGCATAGACCTGGATGCTGGAGACAACCTTTACCATGTCAAG GCAAAGACCCACGATATCTTCTATATCTGGTTGACCAAGCTGTGCGCCCATCGTGTATTTAGGAAAACCGAGGCGATGAGTGTCCATCATGGCGTTCTTCATGCTCTCTCCATGGGCCAGAGTACCCTCCCAGGCATGGCCACCTTTGCCCAGAAAAGCAGATCAACA CCTCCTCACTATGCCAGCTCAGCCTCAGTGTACCAAACGGAGATGGGAAGCCCCGCACCTGCTATGGCCTCCCACCCAGCATTGACAAACAAGGTGTCAGCATGGCTGGAGCAGACCCACAACATTGATTCAACCACTAATG ACCTGGCTCGCTGTCAGACAGAACTGACCGAACTGGCTCAGCTAATCCAGCGACTCCATTGGCTGGAAGGAGGCCTGCCAGTCACTAACTCAGACCTGGAGATGCGAATCAGCATGCAG AATCTTTCCCTGGAAAAACCCAAGAAGAAGACTGTTAAGGGGTTTGGTCACTCCAGGACTTTGTCCCGTGTTGAAGCCATGGGGGGAATG TTCACTTCCAGCCACCTGAGCACCAATCCCAGCTCTGGTTTGGGAGCATCGGTTCAGTCTATCCCAAACCATGTCTACTCTCAGTTGTCCAACCCTCAGGTCACTTCCCCCGAGGCCAAGAAACTCCACCAGGACATCTGCACTGTCTCCCGAAGGG TTCATTCATCTCTCAGGAACATTCATGATGTTTTATCcttggaaagagagagactgaggcAGGCTTGGACCAGCCCTGACCTGAGGCAGAACACCTCCCACCAGCTTGCCACACTGTGCAGCACACTGTCAGag CTTGACATACAGTCACATCTGACCAAAGTCCATTCGCTTTCCCTGTCCTCTGACTCTACTGAAGAATCCTTCTGCACAGTCCGTCCAGACCAG AGGACACCATCTATGGGTCGTCACGTTCAACGTGCGCCCTCAGTGGCCGAATCTATGGCAGAGTATTTTGATGCCAGTGAAGTGATCGTGTGCGAGAGCTCTTCAGAGGCTGAGGCTTCGGATGAGTCTGGCCTAagtgacatcaccaccaccaccaactcTGAGCCGGAAGAGGGACACA CCGCTGCCACCCTCAATTACAGAGACAGTCTGAACAACGCCTCTAACGGATCCAGCCAAGCGCCCACCGATACTG GTCGTCGCACCACCCTCCCTGCCCCAGGAGCAGACAACAGCCAAATTGGAATCATGACCATCCTGTACAACAACATTGGCAAGGACCTGTCCAGAGTCTCCATGCCGGTCGCTCTAAATGAGCCACTGTCTCTGTTGCAGAGAGTCAGTGAAGAGCTTGAGTACTCAGAGCTGCTAGACATCGCCAACAGCATTGACGATCCTTATGAGCGAATG GTTTACGTGGCAACATTCTCCATCTCTGGCTACGCCTGGGCGTCCTGGAGGAATCATTACAAACCCTTCAATCCTGTTCTAGGAGAAACGTATGAGAGTCACAGAGAAGAACGAGGCTTCCATTACATCAGCGAGCAG GTCTCCCATCACCCACCCATCTCTGCCTGCCACGCTGATTCAGAAAACTTCACTTTCTGGCAAG ATCAGAGATGGAAGAACAAGTTTTGGGGGAAATCAATGGAAGTCATCTCTAGCGCACTGGTCAACGTTGCCCTGCCCAA gtATGGGGATCACTATGAATGGAACAAGGTAGTGACATGTATCCACAATGTCCTGAGTCAGCAGCGCTGGTTGGAACACTATGGTGAGGTggtcatcaaaaacacaaagagcgaCGTCTGCACCTGCAAGATCACCTTTGTCAAG TCTCGATACTGGAGCTCAGAAAACAGTAAGAACGAGGTGCAAGGTGTGGTTCTGGACAAGGCTGGAGAGGTGGTCCATCGCTTTGGAGGCCTCTGGCATGAAGGCATCTTCTGCGACACCCTTCCTACACCAGCGTGCATCTGGAAGCCCA ATGTGCAACCTGATGATCACGCCCAGTTTTATGGCTTCTCACATTACGCCAGAGAGCTAAACGAACTAACACCTGAGCTGAAGGCTGTTCTTCCACCCACCGACACACGCTTCAGACCAGACCAGAG GCTTCTGGAGAATGGGGAAACGGCCAAAGCAGATAAAAAGAaggatgaggtggaggagaagcagcgggagaggaggaaggaaatggagaagaagggggaggagcaCATCCCCAAGTTTTTCAG GAAAACTCTTGATAAGGCCGGCAGAGAAGCGTGGGTGTACAACGGTACCTACTGGAAGCTCCGCAAAGACCCAGGTTTCTCCAACATGGAGAACCTGGACCTGTGGTAG